The Candidatus Dependentiae bacterium genome contains a region encoding:
- the radA gene encoding DNA repair protein RadA, with translation MAKQKVWYSCNKCTYQTPKWIGCCPECKQWNTFQEEKQFTSIAGRSSSIKHISTTRLTRLQSVDSTPQKRMLSGISEWDRVIGSGIMPSSLLILTGDPGIGKSTLLLQVANQLSQKYIVYYFSTEESLQQVKLRAQRLGCAKGNLLFSDQSELETIVATSKKDSPDIVIIDSIQNCYIPNASSLPGSTGQLRESTFHLMRFAKEHNITVLLTGHITKDGNIAGPKTLEHMVDGVFYLQGEDRLDTRILRSVKNRFGTINELGFFQMGQHGLQEVPNINAHLLSEVSHSPGSVLISIMEGSRPLLLELQALTIESKLGIAQRVVSGVDHKQVVLIAAILEKYLHVKLSSNDIFLKISGGFKIKGSAIDLGIALALLSSYFQQPIPEQSIALGEISLTGHIKPVNQISTFVKEAQKFGIKQLLVAKNQKIEQSQCVVKRFFSVYELLSLFDADK, from the coding sequence CAGTTCACATCCATCGCAGGAAGAAGCAGTTCTATAAAACATATTTCTACAACAAGGCTCACGCGTTTACAAAGTGTTGATAGCACACCCCAAAAAAGAATGTTGAGTGGTATTAGTGAGTGGGATCGTGTAATAGGCAGCGGTATTATGCCAAGCTCACTTTTGATTTTAACCGGTGATCCTGGTATTGGTAAGTCAACATTACTACTTCAGGTTGCCAATCAACTATCACAAAAATATATCGTTTACTATTTTTCCACTGAAGAATCCCTACAACAAGTAAAATTGCGCGCACAACGACTTGGCTGTGCGAAAGGCAATTTATTATTTTCTGACCAATCAGAGCTAGAAACCATTGTAGCAACTTCCAAAAAAGACAGCCCTGATATTGTTATTATCGATTCAATACAGAATTGCTATATACCGAATGCATCTTCACTACCAGGAAGCACAGGACAACTACGCGAATCAACATTTCATTTAATGCGCTTTGCAAAAGAACATAACATTACCGTTCTGCTTACCGGTCATATTACCAAAGACGGAAATATTGCAGGCCCCAAAACACTTGAGCATATGGTTGATGGTGTTTTTTATCTACAAGGTGAAGATCGTTTAGATACGCGAATTTTACGTTCAGTTAAAAACCGATTTGGTACCATTAACGAACTCGGCTTTTTTCAAATGGGTCAACATGGCTTACAAGAAGTCCCTAACATCAATGCGCACCTATTGAGCGAAGTGTCTCATTCTCCGGGCTCTGTTTTGATTAGCATTATGGAAGGCTCACGCCCACTTCTATTAGAGTTGCAAGCATTAACCATAGAATCAAAACTTGGTATTGCTCAACGCGTTGTTTCTGGAGTTGACCATAAACAAGTCGTATTAATTGCAGCTATCCTAGAAAAATACTTACACGTTAAGCTTAGCTCTAATGATATTTTTTTAAAAATTAGTGGTGGATTTAAAATCAAAGGAAGCGCTATAGATTTAGGTATCGCACTAGCATTACTCTCTAGCTATTTTCAACAGCCAATCCCTGAGCAGTCGATTGCTTTGGGAGAAATTAGTTTAACTGGACACATTAAACCGGTAAATCAAATAAGCACCTTCGTAAAAGAAGCACAAAAATTTGGTATCAAACAATTACTTGTTGCCAAAAACCAAAAAATAGAACAATCACAATGCGTAGTAAAAAGATTTTTTAGCGTGTATGAGCTTTTATCTTTGTTTGATGCGGATAAATAA